In the genome of Chelmon rostratus isolate fCheRos1 chromosome 24, fCheRos1.pri, whole genome shotgun sequence, one region contains:
- the slc19a2 gene encoding thiamine transporter 1, translating into MLCESNMPVVYPTLLLCVYGFFSNLRPSEPFLTAYLMGPDKNLTETQVVNEIYPIWTYSYLVLLFPIFLATDYLCYKPVLVLQATSLVVTYVMLLKVQGLLAMQLLEFFFGLATASEVAYYSYIYSVVEPAHYQRVTGYCRSITLFGSAAGSLTGQLLLSVAKVQLLHLVIITLASASVAFVAPWLLPMPKRSLFFHSPGVAKERPQSNSTALLEKTEDSESKVPLKTQDASLISRSAEAGSHRSGLVDVLRMLFSDFLQCYRCRPLLAWSVWWALATCGYFQVINYAQALWENVRPSHDYEIYNGYVETLSTLLGALAALLVGYLPVCWSLWGELALCILSLLMAVCVFVMDTLRNIWLCYSSYVLFRATYMLLITVATYQIAASLNMQRYALVFGVNTFMALLLQSLLTVVVVDSAGLGLDVFTQFFIYGGYFAAISLVFLLAGLCKMASRRRSKQEVLASSPEETESDSPPVSAASSC; encoded by the exons CTTTTCCAACCTCCGGCCGTCGGAGCCTTTCCTCACCGCCTATCTGATGGGACCAGACAAGAACCTGACAGAGACTCAG GTTGTCAATGAAATCTATCCAATATGGACGTATTCCTACCTGGTGTTGCTGTTCCCCATCTTCTTGGCCACTGACTACCTCTGTTATAAGCCTGTACTGGTCCTACAGGCCACCAGTTTAGTAGTTACCTATGTTATGCTGCTGAAGGTGCAGGGCCTCCTGGCCATGCAGCTCCTGGAGTTTTTCTTTGGGCTGGCCACGGCCTCGGAGGTAGCCTACTACTCCTACATCTACAGCGTGGTGGAGCCGGCACACTACCAGAGAGTGACGGGTTACTGCCGCAGCATCACTCTGTTTGGCTCAGCTGCTGGATCTCTGACCGGTcagctcctgctctctgtggccAAAGTTCAGCTGCTCCACCTTGTCATCATCACTCTGGCATCGGCCTCTGTGGCCTTTGTTGCTCCCTGGTTACTTCCCATGCCCAAGAGAAGCTTGTTCTTTCACAGTCCAGGAGTAGCAAAGGAGAGGCCACAGAGCAACAGCACAGCACTGCTGGAGAAGACGGAAGATTCAGAGAGCAAAGTCCCTCTGAAGACTCAGGATGCCTCTTTG ATATCCAGGTCCGCTGAGGCAGGAAGTCATAGAAGTGGTCTTGTGGACGTGCTGCGGATGTTGttcagtgacttcctgcagtGCTACAGATGCCGCCCTCTGCTGGCTTGGTCGGTGTGGTGGGCTCTGGCTACCTGCGGCTACTTCCAGGTCATCAACTACGCCCAAGCACTGTGGGAGAACGTTCGTCCATCCCATGACTACGAAATCTACAACGGCTACGTAGAGACACTGTCCACACTGCTAG GGGCTCTGGCAGCTCTGCTGGTGGGCTACCTGCCTGTGTGCTGGTCTCTGTGGGGGGAGCTGGCGCTGTGTatcctctctctgctgatggctgtgtgtgtgttcgtcatGGACACGCTGAGGAACATCTGGCTGTGTTATAGCTCGTATGTCCTCTTCAGAGCCACATACATGCTGCTCATCACTGTGGCCAC ATATCAGATCGCAGCCAGCCTCAACATGCAGCGCTATGCCCTGGTGTTTGGAGTGAACACCTTcatggctctgctgctgcagtccctgctcactgtggtggtggtggactCAGCTGGCCTCGGCCTCGATGTCTTCACTCAG TTCTTCATCTATGGCGGCTACTTTGCTGCCATCTCTTTGGTCTTCCTCCTCGCTGGGCTTTGCAAAATGGCCTCCAGGAGGCGCTCCAAGCAGGAGGTCCTGGCCAGCAGCCCAGAAGAAACAGAGTCAGATTCTCCTCCAGTCAGTGCTGCCAGCTCCTGCTGA